A single region of the Bacillota bacterium genome encodes:
- the mnmE gene encoding tRNA uridine-5-carboxymethylaminomethyl(34) synthesis GTPase MnmE, with product MLPATDTISAIATPPGEGGIGIVRVSGAQAFDIARKVFRPIPAEVQSHRIYVGTVVDPDTGEHIDRALLLTFRAPRSYTGEDVVEFSCHGGTVLLRRVLRLTVQQGARLAQPGEFTLRAFLNGRLDLAQAEAVADLVRARTESAQRLAIRQHEGELSRAIHAIRDELVGILALVEAYLDFSDDLGEMDYDYLSEQLQQLIARCQKLLSTARYGRLTREGATVVIVGRPNVGKSSLLNALLGEERAIVTDIPGTTRDVIRESIQIHGIPAQLWDTAGLRETEDAVERFGVERTHRSLRDADLILFLLSAPEGFTDEDKHLLARLPSERTLLVWNKCDLLPEEALAALRRQLEKQYAARVLTVSALTGWKLHELLDAIAEQLLGSDWLMPEGAIVTGERHQIALQTAMESLQRAQRSSQEGIPAEFIAVDLRAAIDALGLITGDTATEDIVERIFSDFCIGK from the coding sequence ATGCTACCTGCAACCGACACTATCTCCGCTATCGCCACCCCGCCCGGTGAAGGCGGCATCGGGATCGTGCGTGTCAGCGGCGCGCAGGCGTTCGACATCGCGCGAAAGGTGTTTCGACCCATTCCTGCAGAAGTGCAAAGCCATCGCATCTACGTGGGCACGGTCGTAGACCCCGACACGGGCGAACACATCGACCGCGCGCTGCTGCTCACCTTCCGCGCCCCGCGCAGCTACACGGGCGAAGATGTGGTGGAGTTCAGCTGTCACGGGGGAACGGTGCTGTTGCGGCGTGTGCTGAGGCTGACTGTGCAGCAGGGCGCACGCCTCGCCCAACCCGGGGAGTTTACTCTCCGCGCCTTCCTGAACGGACGGCTGGACCTCGCACAGGCGGAAGCGGTCGCCGACCTCGTTCGCGCGCGCACCGAGAGCGCACAGCGCCTCGCCATCCGCCAGCACGAAGGGGAGCTATCCAGAGCCATCCATGCCATCCGCGATGAACTGGTGGGGATACTCGCGCTGGTGGAAGCTTACCTCGACTTCTCAGACGACCTTGGTGAAATGGATTACGACTACCTGAGCGAACAGCTGCAGCAGTTGATTGCGCGCTGCCAGAAACTGCTTTCCACCGCCCGCTACGGACGGCTCACCCGCGAAGGGGCGACGGTGGTCATTGTCGGTCGGCCGAACGTGGGCAAGTCCAGCCTGCTGAACGCCCTGCTGGGTGAAGAACGCGCCATCGTCACCGACATCCCGGGAACCACCCGCGACGTCATCCGGGAAAGCATCCAGATACACGGCATCCCCGCGCAGCTGTGGGACACTGCCGGCTTGCGTGAAACCGAAGATGCGGTGGAACGGTTCGGGGTGGAGCGCACGCACCGATCCCTGCGGGACGCCGACCTGATACTATTCCTGCTCTCCGCACCGGAAGGATTCACCGACGAGGATAAACACCTGCTCGCGCGCCTTCCCTCCGAACGTACCCTGCTGGTGTGGAACAAGTGCGATTTGCTGCCGGAAGAGGCTCTTGCGGCACTTCGCCGGCAACTGGAAAAGCAGTACGCCGCTCGCGTGTTAACCGTCAGTGCACTCACCGGCTGGAAACTGCATGAGCTGCTCGACGCTATCGCTGAACAGCTGCTCGGCAGTGATTGGCTGATGCCTGAAGGAGCGATTGTCACCGGCGAGCGACACCAGATTGCCTTACAGACGGCAATGGAAAGCCTCCAGCGCGCACAGCGGAGCTCGCAAGAGGGCATACCGGCTGAGTTCATCGCGGTGGACCTTCGCGCAGCCATCGATGCTTTGGGACTAATCACGGGGGATACAGCCACCGAAGACATCGTGGAGCGAATCTTCAGCGATTTTTGTATCGGAAAATAA
- a CDS encoding metal-dependent transcriptional regulator: MRSRTAIQLRVPEVCRPNATREGQVNETIQEYIEGIYRLQEEVGRVATNEVAQYMGVSPASASIMLKRLAELGFVEHTPYRGILLTEEGRNLAQGLLRIHRLTERLLTDIIGLPWNDVHDFACKLEHYIAPEIADKIAAALNYPSTCPHGNPIDPTVDDGSWRLSDAEAGMELLVIKITDERREFLEYIEQLQLVPGAQVEVMNRTPFDGLIQINVDGMQHTIGPEVARYVWVREAK, translated from the coding sequence GTGCGCAGCCGTACAGCCATTCAGCTCAGAGTACCTGAAGTGTGCCGTCCGAATGCAACGCGCGAGGGACAGGTCAACGAAACCATACAGGAATACATCGAGGGCATATACCGCCTGCAGGAAGAAGTCGGGCGGGTGGCGACGAACGAAGTGGCGCAATACATGGGGGTGTCGCCTGCATCCGCGAGTATTATGCTCAAGCGGCTCGCGGAGCTGGGGTTTGTAGAACATACGCCGTATCGGGGTATCCTTCTCACCGAAGAGGGACGAAACCTTGCGCAGGGACTCCTTCGCATCCACCGGCTCACGGAACGGCTGTTAACGGACATCATCGGCTTACCATGGAACGATGTTCACGATTTCGCCTGCAAGCTGGAGCACTACATCGCGCCCGAAATTGCCGACAAGATAGCGGCTGCGCTGAATTATCCTTCCACATGCCCACACGGTAATCCGATTGACCCCACGGTAGACGATGGTTCGTGGCGGCTGAGCGATGCTGAAGCAGGAATGGAGTTGCTGGTGATAAAAATCACCGACGAACGGCGCGAATTTCTGGAATATATAGAGCAGCTACAACTGGTGCCAGGGGCGCAGGTAGAGGTAATGAACCGCACGCCTTTTGATGGCTTGATCCAGATTAACGTGGACGGCATGCAGCACACCATTGGCCCGGAAGTCGCCCGATATGTGTGGGTGAGGGAGGCAAAATGA
- the csm3 gene encoding type III-A CRISPR-associated RAMP protein Csm3: MNQPALEGKYIISVQLEAVTGLHIGGSTTGFEIGGVDNPVIRDPLTDEPYIPGSSLKGKLRHLTEWSLGLIDRHPKHKVYGAYHCSELGQPRPSNNGAERWDKAYLVGRLFGVASDDSQVRQTAGPTRLTVRDAFLVESARKEMQQILGEGIFTELKTENFLDRITSEANPRTMERVPAGARFWVQMVLDRYAGDATDLLRQLLAAMRLLEDSSLGGSGSRGSGRVAFRQLRVIWRGLDYYLQGAPEQTLFPNGEMNDEEKKQAAATPLRFLQNNGAFERFFGKRTEGG, translated from the coding sequence ATGAATCAACCAGCACTGGAAGGCAAGTACATCATCAGCGTGCAGCTGGAGGCGGTCACGGGACTGCACATCGGGGGCAGCACCACCGGCTTCGAGATTGGTGGGGTGGATAACCCCGTCATCCGCGACCCGCTCACCGACGAACCCTACATCCCCGGCTCCTCGCTGAAGGGCAAACTGCGCCACCTTACCGAATGGAGTTTGGGGCTGATCGACCGACACCCCAAGCACAAGGTGTACGGCGCGTACCACTGCAGTGAACTGGGGCAACCGCGCCCCAGCAACAACGGCGCAGAACGCTGGGACAAAGCCTACCTCGTGGGCAGGCTGTTTGGCGTGGCGTCGGACGATTCACAGGTACGGCAGACCGCCGGTCCCACCCGCCTGACGGTGCGCGATGCCTTTCTGGTGGAAAGCGCACGCAAGGAGATGCAGCAGATACTGGGGGAGGGTATCTTTACCGAGCTGAAGACCGAGAACTTCCTCGACCGCATCACCTCGGAGGCGAACCCGCGCACGATGGAGCGCGTGCCCGCGGGCGCGCGGTTCTGGGTGCAGATGGTTCTCGACCGCTACGCGGGCGACGCCACCGACCTGTTGAGGCAGCTGTTGGCGGCCATGCGCCTGCTGGAGGACAGCTCGCTGGGGGGCAGCGGCTCGCGAGGCAGTGGGCGGGTGGCGTTCCGCCAGCTGCGCGTCATCTGGCGCGGGCTGGACTACTACCTGCAGGGCGCGCCCGAGCAGACGCTGTTCCCCAACGGCGAGATGAACGACGAGGAGAAAAAACAGGCGGCAGCCACGCCCCTCCGCTTCCTGCAGAACAACGGGGCGTTCGAGCGATTCTTCGGCAAACGGACGGAAGGAGGGTAG
- a CDS encoding D-glycero-beta-D-manno-heptose-7-phosphate kinase: MVSVAQYQDILQRFQELRLIVIGDLMLDEYVFGIVRRISPEAPVPVVEWTSESFVPGGAANVVNNLLALGAQASVFGVVGDDEKGRTLTARLAESGADVRGILVDASRITTSKTRVIAHSQQVIRLDREQRHPLSEAIRGEMLRRLETVLPRASAVVLSDYQKGVLTPSLVREVIARCATADVPVMANPKPPLLRHLRGAKLASINLLEAQAFASSLGNGTELQELPQITSAAREWREMLGLQALAITLGAQGILLSTEDSPTLHVPAMPVEVYDTAGAGDTVIATLTCALAAGADWRTAARLANAAAGSVVRHVGVVPPQRDEILRLLAENHYD; encoded by the coding sequence GTGGTATCTGTCGCGCAGTATCAGGATATCCTGCAACGCTTTCAGGAGCTGCGGCTTATCGTTATCGGCGACCTGATGCTGGACGAGTATGTGTTCGGCATCGTGCGGCGTATCTCGCCGGAGGCTCCGGTACCCGTGGTGGAGTGGACTTCAGAGAGCTTCGTGCCGGGCGGAGCCGCGAATGTGGTGAACAACCTGCTTGCGCTGGGCGCGCAGGCGAGTGTGTTTGGCGTAGTGGGCGATGATGAGAAGGGTCGCACCTTGACCGCTCGTCTGGCGGAGAGCGGTGCGGATGTGAGGGGTATTCTGGTGGATGCCTCACGCATCACCACCAGCAAGACGCGCGTCATCGCCCACAGCCAGCAGGTGATACGTCTGGACAGGGAACAACGACATCCCCTTTCGGAAGCCATACGGGGGGAGATGTTGCGCAGGCTGGAGACCGTTCTGCCACGTGCCAGTGCGGTGGTGCTTTCGGATTACCAGAAAGGGGTGTTGACGCCATCACTGGTGCGCGAGGTGATAGCACGGTGTGCAACCGCCGATGTGCCGGTGATGGCAAATCCCAAACCCCCTCTCCTGCGCCACCTGCGCGGTGCCAAACTGGCATCTATTAACCTGCTTGAAGCGCAGGCGTTTGCCAGCAGCCTGGGCAACGGCACGGAGTTGCAGGAGCTGCCCCAGATAACCTCTGCAGCGCGCGAGTGGCGGGAAATGCTGGGCTTACAGGCACTGGCAATCACACTGGGCGCACAGGGCATACTGCTCTCTACAGAAGACTCTCCCACGTTACACGTGCCTGCCATGCCGGTGGAGGTATACGATACCGCAGGCGCAGGCGATACGGTCATTGCCACACTTACCTGTGCGCTGGCAGCTGGCGCGGACTGGCGCACCGCCGCCCGTCTGGCGAACGCGGCGGCAGGAAGCGTGGTGCGCCATGTGGGGGTGGTTCCCCCCCAGCGCGACGAGATTCTGCGCCTCCTTGCCGAGAATCATTATGATTGA
- the cas10 gene encoding type III-A CRISPR-associated protein Cas10/Csm1, which yields MTETEMDLCLAALLHDAGKVSQRFGGDYRQKHAAMSQDFVRSLSGYLGEERARRVATLAGAHHDTPTTRQQKLLHVADKLAAMERQSEPRERLDSDEAALVSVASRVEFRADRGEDRYHPLEPLDEELSALFPSSDSRVQAGAYQQLWQDFVQEVNALPPFHPMHLHTLLSLIRKYWAFVPSATPWEWVPIRTVPDVSLYDHTKVVTAIAACLMKLDAQSLPDARLDQIITLLRQFAQEGVPDVVEQVERGRAPLARFVRIDIGGIQSFIFRIARPESDTGGVARLLRGRSFFVAMLAHALAEQVIRVCDVTPANILFCGGGTIDLLLPATESALTAVRQTLQEVRKYLLETSGGLLSLQAAVIDLWAHDFGNFGDIYIRVAERLTEEKTRRSWSLIQEMGERLFISEQAMPHPCPSCQILPSPQGALCPECQMHQRIGAKLPDTHSLAFVWEPAQAHDTALTFPPLNMQVRLLNAQEREQLVQSPPAGDVLLVRLNSPDDFISPCPADAAIGFRFQFVANRVPTCGGVLIPFEPMAELGEGAARLGVLKMDVDYLGAVFGMGVEPPTISRLATLSSAFEAFFGGWLNHLCLQVSEEWAQSLPRPPKVDATSGAFYTLYAGGDDVFVIGPWEATIRLAQAVNDDFHRFVGENPNLTLSGAVVCVKPKFPVPRFAELAEEDLARAKRGTDTNPLSRGDHVCLFDTVVSWQEGQQLVAFAKDLYRAVQHRQVAKGFVYFLLRLHEEFFREPQQPNLQWIPRFHYQLARRVPPEVVQQLRLLERIPRAMPNIRIPVSIVSLKMRED from the coding sequence ATGACTGAGACCGAGATGGACCTGTGTCTGGCTGCGCTATTGCACGACGCGGGCAAGGTCAGCCAGCGTTTCGGGGGCGACTATCGCCAGAAGCACGCCGCGATGAGTCAGGACTTCGTGCGTTCGCTGTCAGGCTATCTGGGCGAGGAACGCGCCCGGCGGGTGGCAACGCTGGCGGGTGCACACCACGATACTCCCACCACCCGTCAGCAGAAGCTGCTGCATGTGGCGGACAAGCTGGCGGCGATGGAAAGGCAGAGCGAGCCGCGCGAGCGTCTCGACAGCGACGAAGCCGCGCTGGTGTCGGTGGCAAGCCGCGTGGAGTTTCGCGCTGACAGGGGAGAAGACCGCTACCACCCGCTGGAACCGCTGGACGAGGAACTGAGCGCGCTTTTTCCATCGTCGGATAGCCGCGTGCAGGCGGGAGCCTATCAGCAGTTGTGGCAGGACTTTGTACAGGAGGTCAACGCACTGCCGCCGTTCCACCCGATGCATCTGCATACGCTGCTTTCGCTTATCCGCAAGTACTGGGCGTTTGTACCGTCGGCGACGCCGTGGGAATGGGTTCCAATCCGCACCGTTCCCGACGTGTCGCTGTACGACCACACGAAGGTAGTTACCGCCATCGCCGCGTGCCTGATGAAGCTGGACGCGCAGAGCCTGCCCGACGCGCGACTGGACCAGATCATCACGCTGCTGCGGCAGTTCGCGCAGGAGGGGGTACCGGATGTGGTAGAACAGGTGGAACGCGGGCGCGCCCCGCTAGCGCGGTTTGTGCGCATCGATATCGGGGGTATCCAGTCCTTCATCTTCCGTATCGCGCGTCCTGAATCAGACACCGGAGGCGTCGCGCGGCTGCTGCGGGGAAGGTCGTTCTTTGTGGCGATGCTGGCGCACGCGCTGGCAGAGCAGGTCATTCGCGTTTGCGATGTGACCCCTGCCAACATCCTCTTCTGCGGGGGAGGAACCATCGACCTGCTGTTGCCCGCAACGGAGAGTGCGCTGACCGCTGTGCGCCAGACCCTTCAGGAAGTCCGCAAGTATCTGCTGGAAACCAGTGGCGGGCTATTGAGCCTGCAGGCGGCGGTGATAGACCTTTGGGCGCACGATTTCGGCAACTTTGGCGACATATATATCCGGGTAGCGGAGAGACTTACCGAGGAGAAGACGCGCCGCAGCTGGAGCCTGATTCAGGAGATGGGCGAACGCCTCTTCATCTCCGAGCAGGCGATGCCGCACCCGTGTCCGTCCTGCCAGATTCTTCCGTCGCCGCAGGGGGCGCTGTGTCCCGAATGCCAGATGCATCAGCGAATCGGCGCGAAACTGCCCGATACGCACAGCCTCGCCTTCGTGTGGGAGCCTGCGCAGGCACACGATACCGCGCTGACGTTCCCACCGCTGAACATGCAGGTGCGCCTGCTGAACGCGCAGGAGCGCGAACAGCTAGTACAATCGCCCCCGGCGGGCGACGTGCTGCTGGTGCGCCTGAACAGCCCCGACGACTTCATCTCGCCGTGTCCGGCAGACGCCGCTATCGGCTTCCGCTTCCAGTTCGTGGCGAACCGCGTGCCGACCTGCGGTGGCGTCCTCATCCCGTTCGAGCCGATGGCGGAGCTGGGCGAGGGCGCGGCGCGGCTGGGCGTGCTGAAGATGGACGTGGACTACCTCGGCGCGGTGTTCGGCATGGGAGTCGAGCCTCCCACCATCAGCCGCCTCGCCACGCTGAGCAGCGCGTTCGAAGCCTTTTTTGGCGGGTGGCTGAACCACCTGTGCCTGCAGGTCAGCGAGGAATGGGCGCAAAGCCTGCCACGCCCGCCGAAGGTAGATGCCACCTCGGGCGCGTTCTACACGCTGTACGCGGGCGGCGACGACGTGTTCGTTATCGGTCCGTGGGAGGCGACCATCCGTCTGGCGCAGGCAGTGAACGACGACTTTCACCGCTTCGTGGGCGAGAACCCGAACCTCACGCTGTCCGGCGCGGTGGTGTGTGTGAAGCCGAAGTTCCCTGTGCCGCGCTTTGCCGAGCTGGCGGAAGAAGACCTCGCCCGCGCCAAACGGGGCACCGATACAAACCCCCTGTCGCGCGGCGACCACGTGTGCCTGTTCGATACCGTCGTCTCGTGGCAGGAGGGGCAGCAGCTGGTGGCGTTCGCCAAGGACCTGTACCGCGCCGTACAGCACAGGCAGGTGGCGAAGGGGTTCGTCTACTTCCTGCTGCGTTTGCACGAGGAGTTCTTCCGCGAACCGCAGCAGCCCAACCTGCAGTGGATACCCCGCTTCCATTACCAGTTGGCGCGGCGCGTGCCTCCCGAAGTGGTGCAACAACTGCGCCTTCTGGAGCGCATCCCTCGCGCCATGCCTAACATCCGAATACCTGTCTCTATCGTCAGTCTCAAGATGAGGGAGGATTGA
- the cas6 gene encoding CRISPR system precrRNA processing endoribonuclease RAMP protein Cas6 — translation MLDSFRVARYRFTLDCLSPIEFRTFAGSTLRGAFGSVFRRLVCITRAPTCEGCLLRHQCAYGYVFETAPAPDSQRLRHYDTVPRPYVFDAPAGDSLAVAEGEQLEFGLTLIGRAVDYFAYFVFTAQKLEESGLGAGRQEGKGRFRLTQVEAQRADGQWVSVFRADQGLDMLRVPLIMGKDLVARAQGLSPHRLHVHFLSPTRLRFEGKLTDEVEFHHLVRAMLHRLSGLLYFHCSAEPSWDFSGLITLAQHVRTVQKRIQWVEQERYSRRQRRRLPMGGFMGEMTVEGNLEPFLPLLVAAEYVHLGKGTVMGLGKIRIVSEEGSEHD, via the coding sequence ATGCTGGACAGTTTTCGCGTGGCACGATATCGGTTTACACTGGATTGCCTCTCTCCCATCGAGTTCCGCACATTTGCGGGTTCCACCTTGCGCGGGGCGTTCGGCAGTGTCTTCCGCCGGCTGGTGTGCATCACACGCGCACCGACCTGCGAGGGATGCCTTCTTCGTCATCAGTGCGCCTACGGATATGTGTTTGAGACAGCCCCCGCGCCGGATTCCCAGCGGTTGCGCCATTATGACACGGTACCTCGTCCCTACGTGTTCGATGCACCTGCGGGCGATAGCCTTGCCGTTGCCGAGGGAGAACAGCTGGAGTTCGGGTTAACGTTGATTGGGCGGGCAGTGGATTACTTTGCTTACTTCGTGTTCACCGCGCAGAAGCTGGAGGAAAGCGGGCTTGGGGCGGGGCGGCAGGAAGGCAAAGGACGGTTTCGGCTGACGCAGGTGGAGGCGCAGCGAGCCGACGGTCAGTGGGTGTCCGTTTTCCGTGCGGATCAGGGGTTGGACATGCTGCGGGTACCGTTGATTATGGGGAAGGACCTGGTGGCGCGGGCGCAAGGCTTGTCACCGCACCGTTTGCATGTCCACTTTCTCAGCCCGACGCGACTCCGCTTCGAAGGCAAGCTGACCGACGAGGTGGAGTTTCATCATCTGGTGCGGGCGATGTTGCACCGCCTCTCAGGTCTGCTGTACTTCCACTGCAGTGCAGAACCCAGCTGGGATTTTAGTGGCTTGATTACGTTAGCGCAGCACGTACGCACCGTTCAGAAACGCATCCAGTGGGTGGAGCAGGAACGCTATTCGCGGCGGCAGCGTCGCCGTCTACCGATGGGCGGATTCATGGGGGAGATGACCGTCGAAGGCAATTTGGAACCTTTCCTGCCGCTGCTGGTAGCGGCGGAGTATGTGCACCTTGGCAAGGGCACTGTGATGGGTCTGGGCAAGATACGCATCGTGAGTGAGGAGGGAAGCGAGCATGACTGA
- the csm2 gene encoding type III-A CRISPR-associated protein Csm2 — protein sequence MNKPEKPNIQQVIDRIKRLNRLSELDVREFALEGGLADQVVQAIGTASLKPTQLRKVFHTLKTMQRDVDRANRSDPFDSAKLLQLMPTLAYAVGRELIPKDFYQLLREVFKPERLPTNADFLRAFEFVEAILAYHKYRS from the coding sequence ATGAACAAACCAGAAAAACCCAACATCCAACAGGTCATCGACCGCATCAAACGGCTCAACCGCCTGAGCGAGCTGGACGTGAGGGAGTTCGCCCTGGAGGGGGGACTGGCGGACCAGGTGGTGCAGGCTATCGGAACCGCCAGCCTGAAGCCCACCCAGCTGCGCAAGGTGTTCCACACGCTGAAAACGATGCAGCGGGATGTAGACCGAGCGAACCGCTCTGACCCGTTCGACAGCGCGAAACTGCTTCAGCTGATGCCCACACTGGCGTACGCGGTGGGCAGGGAGCTCATCCCGAAAGACTTTTACCAGCTCCTGCGGGAGGTGTTTAAACCGGAACGCCTGCCTACCAACGCCGATTTCCTGAGGGCGTTCGAGTTCGTGGAAGCCATTCTCGCCTATCACAAGTACCGCTCATGA
- the csm5 gene encoding type III-A CRISPR-associated RAMP protein Csm5 has product MKHEVYTVNVQVQTPVHVGSGETVNALSYLRVKDMLYVIDDNRWQRWLEGANVTSRFLQWMDSVAQVLGTPQQRQMSLTRFLTDSLRRQDVEAVAKQVAAYSLRMEECGEPDAVRGLKAHLRDARRCAYLPGSSLKGAIRTALLEDLLLEDNRLERYLQQPLQERLKTAAGDRRRLKREVRDVWQQMEQALLRGGRSKANFDLLRFVMVSDGEPFAHEQVSLRLVRSEGTNRPTHTWLEMVRPGANTRFTLTLVPDAPLKPLGLDDALGEYLLWQTLFEVLYERAERRLQRELRYPYPAAVKQELQRLQSLNRRDTPLLCVGWGQGYLGTTVMGLVRDDLPQDYAQMVQNMREALPRRGQGVQPSNFPKTRRTVRQRDEQAVCTPGWVQLHLNET; this is encoded by the coding sequence ATGAAGCACGAAGTGTACACGGTGAACGTGCAGGTGCAAACCCCCGTGCATGTGGGCAGCGGCGAGACGGTCAACGCCCTCAGCTACCTGCGGGTGAAAGACATGCTGTACGTGATAGACGACAACCGCTGGCAACGGTGGTTGGAAGGGGCGAACGTCACCTCGCGCTTCCTGCAGTGGATGGATAGCGTGGCGCAGGTGCTGGGCACGCCGCAGCAGAGGCAGATGTCGCTGACGCGCTTCCTGACCGACAGCCTGCGCCGGCAGGACGTGGAGGCGGTGGCGAAGCAGGTGGCAGCATATTCACTGCGCATGGAGGAGTGCGGCGAGCCAGACGCCGTACGCGGCTTGAAGGCACACCTGCGCGACGCCCGTCGCTGCGCCTACCTGCCCGGTTCATCGCTCAAGGGGGCCATCCGCACCGCCCTGCTGGAAGACCTGCTGCTGGAGGATAACCGCCTGGAACGCTACCTGCAACAGCCCCTACAAGAGCGGTTGAAGACCGCAGCAGGCGACCGCCGACGCCTGAAGCGTGAGGTGCGCGACGTGTGGCAACAGATGGAGCAGGCTCTCCTTCGGGGCGGCAGGTCGAAAGCCAACTTCGACCTCCTGCGCTTCGTGATGGTGTCGGATGGCGAGCCTTTCGCGCACGAGCAGGTGAGCCTGCGTCTGGTGCGTTCGGAGGGGACGAACCGCCCCACTCACACATGGCTGGAGATGGTGCGCCCTGGAGCCAACACGCGCTTCACGCTGACGCTGGTGCCCGACGCCCCCCTGAAGCCGCTGGGGCTGGACGACGCGCTGGGCGAATACCTGTTGTGGCAGACGCTGTTCGAGGTGCTGTACGAGCGGGCGGAGCGCAGGTTGCAGCGTGAACTGCGGTATCCTTATCCTGCCGCGGTGAAGCAGGAGCTGCAGCGGTTGCAGTCGCTGAACCGCCGCGACACGCCCCTGCTGTGCGTGGGTTGGGGGCAGGGCTATCTGGGCACGACGGTGATGGGGCTGGTGCGCGACGACTTGCCGCAGGATTATGCGCAGATGGTACAGAATATGCGGGAGGCACTGCCGCGGCGGGGTCAGGGGGTTCAGCCTTCAAACTTCCCGAAGACGCGGCGGACGGTGCGCCAGCGTGACGAGCAGGCGGTCTGCACGCCTGGATGGGTGCAGTTGCATTTAAATGAGACGTAG